A region from the Aquimarina sp. ERC-38 genome encodes:
- a CDS encoding YjjG family noncanonical pyrimidine nucleotidase: MNNIKHIFFDLDHTLWDFDRNSKLAFKTLFEKYRITLYIEDFLEAYKPINLRYWKLYREGKITQPALRRGRLQDTFTACQYFVKAELIEQLSEGYIKYLPKNNFLITGAAELLSHLHPSYSLHIITNGFREIQHKKLKGSKIEHYFTSITNSEDAGVKKPNPKIFEYALHQAEATVEQSLMIGDNYEADILGARDYGLQTLFFNYHQIEVSPVENTVSDLLLIKNQL; this comes from the coding sequence ATGAATAATATAAAACATATCTTTTTTGATCTGGATCATACCTTATGGGATTTTGACCGTAATTCTAAACTGGCTTTTAAAACATTATTTGAAAAATATAGGATTACCTTATACATAGAAGATTTCCTGGAAGCTTACAAACCTATCAATTTACGTTATTGGAAATTGTATAGAGAAGGAAAAATAACGCAACCCGCATTAAGAAGGGGAAGGCTTCAAGATACTTTTACAGCTTGTCAATACTTTGTAAAGGCTGAACTTATAGAACAATTATCGGAGGGATATATTAAATATTTACCTAAAAACAATTTCTTGATCACAGGGGCAGCTGAACTGCTTTCTCACCTGCACCCTAGTTATAGTCTACATATTATTACTAACGGATTTCGTGAAATTCAACATAAAAAATTAAAGGGTTCAAAAATTGAACATTATTTTACTTCTATTACCAATAGTGAAGATGCGGGAGTAAAAAAGCCTAATCCGAAAATCTTTGAGTACGCCTTGCATCAAGCAGAGGCTACTGTGGAGCAAAGCCTGATGATTGGTGATAATTATGAAGCGGATATTCTAGGGGCAAGAGACTATGGTTTGCAAACCCTATTTTTTAACTATCATCAGATTGAAGTTTCTCCTGTTGAGAACACAGTTTCTGATTTGTTATTGATTAAAAATCAACTATAA
- a CDS encoding DUF7033 domain-containing protein, protein MLGIPVSFTSRIEEFIAFEGAKFSYGKHPLGKELYFQSIPLLFDRGFNEIEVDVKDWDHIKGIFPVVHKDAAVPFDIFAGTFYLLSRYEEYFPHRKDAYGRFIAEESLAYTYHFLEIPIVDFWVQKFKEILKEYFPKLQFHHNRFSIKPSIIVSQTFAYAQKGIIRTLGGVGKDLFKGRIRNILSRFQVLLNLKEDPYDTFNFLIELQKIKKKQATIFFSLGDYSNYEKNILFNNEKHKNLIKHVSDYLQVGSKVSMDAITELALIKKEKRRLESIIHRPVQEVICSYFKINLPDVYRMFIELEVFEDFSMGYAKHMGFRAGTCTPFLFYDLDYEIQTPLKIYPFSLTPKNFKGEVTSKDIMAKIDTMVHHIKSVEGTFIPVLSNGLLNGQNPNRDWKQIATYIWNLNE, encoded by the coding sequence ATGCTAGGTATACCTGTTAGTTTTACCTCCAGGATTGAAGAGTTTATAGCTTTTGAAGGGGCAAAGTTTTCTTATGGAAAGCATCCTTTAGGTAAAGAATTATATTTTCAAAGTATCCCTTTATTGTTTGACCGGGGATTTAATGAGATTGAAGTTGACGTAAAGGATTGGGATCATATAAAAGGTATCTTTCCGGTAGTTCATAAAGACGCTGCGGTACCTTTTGATATTTTTGCCGGCACCTTTTATTTATTATCCAGGTATGAGGAGTACTTTCCGCATAGAAAAGATGCTTACGGTCGATTTATAGCTGAAGAAAGTCTCGCCTACACTTACCATTTTTTGGAAATACCCATTGTAGATTTTTGGGTGCAAAAATTTAAAGAAATTCTAAAAGAATATTTTCCAAAGCTTCAGTTTCATCACAACCGATTTTCAATCAAACCCAGCATTATAGTTTCGCAAACTTTTGCTTATGCTCAAAAAGGAATAATCAGGACCTTAGGCGGGGTGGGAAAAGATTTATTTAAAGGTCGGATTCGTAATATCTTAAGCAGGTTCCAGGTGTTATTAAATTTAAAAGAAGATCCTTATGATACTTTTAATTTTCTGATAGAACTTCAAAAAATAAAGAAAAAACAAGCAACGATTTTTTTTAGTTTGGGAGATTATTCAAATTATGAAAAGAACATTTTGTTTAATAATGAAAAACATAAAAATTTAATCAAACACGTTTCGGACTATCTTCAGGTAGGTTCTAAAGTTTCTATGGATGCGATTACCGAACTTGCTCTTATAAAAAAAGAAAAACGTCGTCTGGAAAGTATTATTCACCGCCCGGTTCAGGAAGTGATTTGTTCTTATTTTAAAATCAATTTACCGGATGTTTATCGGATGTTTATCGAGTTAGAAGTTTTTGAAGATTTTTCCATGGGTTATGCAAAACATATGGGTTTTAGGGCAGGTACCTGTACGCCTTTTTTATTTTACGATTTGGATTATGAAATACAGACTCCTTTAAAGATTTATCCGTTTTCACTAACACCCAAAAATTTTAAGGGTGAAGTAACGAGTAAAGACATCATGGCTAAAATAGATACCATGGTTCATCATATAAAATCCGTAGAAGGAACCTTTATCCCAGTTTTGTCAAATGGGTTATTAAACGGACAAAACCCTAATCGGGATTGGAAACAAATTGCAACCTATATCTGGAACCTCAATGAATAA
- the radC gene encoding RadC family protein → MENNTKKVSFSIREWNENDRPREKLLVKGKNALTDAELVAILIGSGSKTESAVSLSQRILLSVDNKLHQLGKLSVKQLTGFRGIGEAKAITIVAGLELGRRRNNDHSEVVEKISSSKDAYRIMQPLIADLEHEEFWILYLNNSHKVLKKKQISIGGKTGTLVDPKVVFKAALEFDATAILLAHNHPSGSLKPSQSDQELTKRIKAAGQHLDIKLLDHLIVTEKTYFSFADGQLL, encoded by the coding sequence ATGGAAAATAACACTAAAAAAGTATCTTTCTCAATAAGAGAGTGGAATGAAAATGATCGACCAAGAGAAAAATTATTGGTTAAAGGTAAAAATGCTTTAACAGATGCTGAGCTTGTCGCTATTTTAATCGGCTCGGGTTCAAAAACAGAAAGTGCGGTAAGTTTAAGTCAGCGTATTCTATTATCAGTAGATAATAAATTACATCAGTTAGGAAAGCTATCAGTAAAACAATTAACCGGTTTTAGAGGCATCGGAGAAGCAAAAGCAATAACTATTGTTGCAGGCCTTGAACTAGGTAGAAGAAGAAATAACGATCATAGTGAGGTGGTTGAAAAGATATCTAGTAGTAAAGACGCTTATCGTATTATGCAACCTTTAATTGCAGACTTAGAACATGAGGAGTTTTGGATTCTCTATTTAAATAATAGCCATAAAGTACTGAAGAAGAAACAAATTAGTATAGGTGGTAAAACCGGTACCCTGGTAGATCCTAAAGTTGTTTTTAAAGCAGCTCTGGAATTTGACGCTACGGCCATCCTGCTAGCACACAACCATCCCAGCGGATCTCTAAAACCCAGTCAGTCTGATCAGGAGCTTACCAAGCGTATAAAAGCAGCGGGGCAACATCTGGATATTAAACTACTGGATCACTTGATAGTTACTGAAAAAACGTATTTTAGCTTTGCAGATGGTCAACTCTTATAA
- a CDS encoding DUF1569 domain-containing protein, producing the protein METLFDTTTKDTIQNRLANLHSGSQAKWGKMSVGQMLFHCQLPLEIATSDKHSKLKPNFIARLLFKKSLYNDRLWPKNLPTAPSLKVTSEKDFKTESTKLAEKIADFYSMKDQDSFKPHPVFGKFTPEQWGKMQYKHLDHHFRQFGV; encoded by the coding sequence ATGGAAACTTTATTTGATACTACTACCAAAGATACAATACAAAACCGCTTAGCAAATTTACATTCGGGTTCTCAAGCAAAATGGGGAAAGATGAGTGTAGGACAAATGTTGTTCCATTGCCAGCTCCCCTTAGAAATTGCTACCAGCGATAAGCATAGTAAATTAAAACCAAACTTTATTGCAAGATTACTCTTTAAAAAATCATTGTATAATGATCGGCTATGGCCGAAGAATTTACCTACCGCTCCCTCTTTAAAAGTAACTTCAGAGAAAGATTTTAAAACGGAAAGTACCAAGTTAGCTGAAAAAATAGCTGATTTTTACAGTATGAAAGATCAGGATTCTTTTAAACCGCATCCGGTATTTGGAAAATTTACTCCTGAACAATGGGGTAAAATGCAATACAAGCACCTGGATCATCATTTTAGACAATTCGGGGTTTAA
- a CDS encoding M57 family metalloprotease — MKTLKLVTMTMIVMGLFHSCQEEEVGNETVAENAETLKAVEQKFADLGVNPSSGIEAITLDRGNGKSESGWLAGDIFLSTDDFKNMPVLPLESDPNSEKVVRTNNLVRIPARGQRVLRINFQRGGPLNLPPVYQEGLRRAVQNFNQLNLGFRMQLFTGPGNADINIIYNPSGLAGARGAAAISSFPRSGNPGAFINFGPDVGFRTARNLERLMTHELGHAVGLRHSDWRLRQGCPRPFNVPERPGFLGAIAVPGTNGSGRVLNAVMRACGDSRFTPINFTDDERRGLRRIYRGR, encoded by the coding sequence ATGAAAACTCTAAAACTAGTAACCATGACTATGATAGTCATGGGATTATTTCACTCTTGTCAAGAAGAGGAAGTAGGAAATGAAACTGTAGCTGAAAATGCAGAAACTTTAAAGGCGGTTGAACAAAAATTTGCGGATTTAGGTGTAAACCCCTCCAGTGGAATTGAAGCTATCACTTTGGACAGAGGAAATGGTAAATCTGAAAGTGGTTGGTTAGCAGGAGATATATTTTTATCTACAGATGATTTTAAGAATATGCCGGTACTCCCCCTAGAAAGTGACCCAAATTCAGAAAAAGTGGTACGAACTAATAATCTAGTACGAATTCCTGCCAGAGGACAGCGTGTCCTTAGGATTAATTTTCAACGAGGAGGACCGCTTAATTTACCACCTGTTTATCAAGAAGGACTACGTAGAGCAGTACAAAATTTTAACCAATTAAACCTTGGTTTTAGAATGCAGCTTTTTACTGGGCCAGGTAATGCTGATATTAATATCATATATAATCCGTCTGGTCTAGCAGGAGCGCGAGGTGCGGCTGCTATATCGTCATTTCCTAGAAGCGGAAATCCAGGTGCATTTATTAATTTTGGGCCAGATGTCGGATTTAGAACTGCGCGAAATTTAGAAAGATTAATGACCCATGAACTAGGACATGCCGTAGGATTAAGGCATTCAGATTGGAGATTAAGACAAGGTTGTCCGCGTCCATTTAATGTACCGGAAAGGCCTGGATTCCTTGGGGCAATTGCTGTTCCTGGTACTAACGGTTCCGGACGTGTACTAAACGCGGTTATGAGGGCTTGCGGTGATTCTAGATTTACTCCTATTAATTTTACGGATGATGAGCGAAGAGGTCTGAGAAGGATTTATCGTGGGAGATAA
- a CDS encoding UDP-N-acetylmuramate--L-alanine ligase: MRLHFIAIGGSAMHNLAIALHLKGDQVTGSDDTIFEPSKSRLERYHLLPQEFGWFESKITGDIDAVILGMHAKANNPELVKAQQLGLTIYSYPEFLYEQSKNKTRVVIGGSHGKTSITSMILHVLQYHHKDVDYMVGAQLEGFEVMVKLTEENDFMILEGDEYLSSPIDRRPKFHLYQPNIALISGIAWDHINVFPTFDNYVEQFKIFGESIVNGGALVYNEEDPVVKNMVEVLEKPIRKFPYQTHKYRIENGTTLLETPDGPMPIEIFGKHNLNNLSGAQWICQHMGINEDEFYEAISSFKGASKRLEKIAENEHSIAFKDFAHSPSKVKATTQAVKEQFKDKTLLACLELHTYSSLTPQFLKEYRGALDAADKAVVFYSPEAVKIKQLDAIAEDDIRKAFQKEDLSVYTDPFLFKTYVSTNAYHNCVLLLMSSGNYGGLNFNEIEKWLR, translated from the coding sequence ATGAGATTACACTTTATAGCTATAGGAGGTAGTGCAATGCACAACCTCGCCATTGCTTTACATTTAAAGGGAGATCAGGTTACCGGAAGCGATGATACCATATTTGAACCTTCAAAATCCAGGTTGGAGCGTTATCATTTATTACCCCAAGAATTCGGATGGTTTGAAAGTAAGATTACGGGTGATATAGATGCCGTTATTCTGGGAATGCATGCCAAAGCAAACAATCCGGAATTAGTAAAAGCGCAACAGTTAGGCCTTACCATCTATTCGTACCCGGAATTTTTATACGAGCAGTCGAAGAACAAAACCCGAGTGGTCATCGGTGGGTCTCATGGAAAAACCAGTATTACCAGCATGATCCTTCATGTACTACAATATCATCATAAAGATGTGGACTATATGGTAGGGGCACAACTGGAAGGTTTTGAAGTAATGGTAAAGTTGACCGAGGAAAATGATTTTATGATCCTGGAAGGAGATGAATATCTATCTTCTCCGATTGACCGCAGACCTAAATTTCATCTTTACCAACCTAATATAGCTTTGATTAGCGGTATAGCCTGGGATCATATCAATGTTTTTCCAACTTTTGATAATTATGTAGAACAATTTAAAATCTTTGGGGAATCTATAGTTAACGGAGGTGCTTTAGTATATAATGAAGAAGATCCCGTGGTTAAAAATATGGTAGAAGTCTTAGAAAAACCTATTCGTAAATTCCCATATCAAACTCATAAATATCGTATAGAAAACGGAACTACTCTTCTAGAAACACCAGATGGGCCTATGCCTATTGAGATTTTTGGCAAACATAATTTAAATAACCTTTCGGGGGCTCAATGGATTTGTCAGCATATGGGAATTAATGAAGATGAATTCTATGAAGCCATCAGTAGTTTTAAAGGTGCTTCCAAACGCCTGGAAAAAATTGCAGAAAATGAACATTCCATTGCTTTTAAAGATTTTGCCCATAGTCCTTCAAAAGTAAAAGCAACCACTCAGGCGGTAAAAGAACAGTTTAAGGATAAAACCTTACTTGCTTGTTTGGAACTTCATACCTATAGTAGTTTAACCCCTCAATTTTTAAAAGAATATCGTGGGGCTTTAGATGCTGCGGATAAAGCGGTAGTTTTTTATTCTCCGGAAGCGGTTAAGATTAAACAGTTAGATGCCATCGCAGAAGATGATATTAGAAAAGCTTTTCAAAAAGAAGATTTATCAGTTTATACAGACCCTTTTTTGTTTAAGACCTATGTCAGTACAAATGCATACCACAACTGCGTATTGCTCCTAATGAGTAGTGGTAATTACGGAGGATTGAATTTTAATGAAATTGAAAAATGGTTAAGGTAA
- the rsgA gene encoding ribosome small subunit-dependent GTPase A, whose protein sequence is MIGTVYKSTGSWYLVKGEDHMLYECRIKGKFRLQGIKSTNPVAVGDKVVFELETESDKVTGVISEIKDRKNYIIRKSVNLSKQTHIIAANIDICFLVITLNNPPTFASFIDRFLVTAEAYDIKTVLLFNKIDTYTSEEMNTITDLIKLYENIGYTCLQISAKHKVGIDQVIALMEGKVCMFSGHSGVGKSTLVNTLAPELSIKTAEISNQHQQGQHTTTFAEMYDLSFNARIIDTPGIKGFGVVDMEKEEIGDYFPEFFALKSTCKFNNCLHVNEPKCAVKDALKNGQVAASRYKSYLQILDGEEDTYRKNNYEIE, encoded by the coding sequence ATGATAGGTACCGTGTATAAATCTACTGGTAGTTGGTACCTGGTAAAAGGAGAAGACCATATGCTGTATGAATGCCGGATTAAAGGTAAATTTCGGCTTCAAGGTATTAAAAGTACTAACCCGGTGGCGGTAGGTGATAAGGTGGTTTTTGAATTAGAAACAGAAAGCGATAAAGTAACCGGGGTAATTTCTGAAATTAAAGACCGTAAAAACTATATTATCCGTAAATCGGTAAATTTATCCAAGCAGACCCATATCATCGCTGCTAATATTGATATTTGTTTTTTAGTAATTACCTTAAATAACCCTCCTACCTTTGCTTCTTTTATTGATCGGTTTCTGGTAACTGCAGAAGCTTATGATATCAAAACCGTGTTGCTTTTTAATAAAATAGATACGTATACTTCAGAAGAAATGAATACCATTACAGATTTAATTAAGTTATACGAGAACATCGGATATACCTGTTTACAGATTTCGGCAAAACATAAAGTAGGTATTGATCAGGTAATTGCACTAATGGAAGGAAAAGTTTGTATGTTTTCCGGGCATAGCGGAGTAGGAAAATCAACTTTAGTAAATACCCTGGCTCCTGAACTATCTATAAAAACAGCCGAGATAAGCAATCAGCATCAGCAAGGACAGCATACTACTACGTTTGCAGAGATGTATGACCTGTCATTTAACGCGCGGATTATTGATACTCCCGGAATTAAAGGTTTTGGGGTAGTGGATATGGAAAAAGAAGAAATCGGAGACTATTTTCCGGAATTTTTTGCCCTTAAATCGACTTGTAAGTTTAATAATTGCCTGCATGTAAACGAACCTAAGTGTGCGGTAAAAGATGCGTTAAAAAATGGTCAGGTAGCAGCATCCCGTTATAAAAGTTACCTGCAAATTCTGGATGGAGAGGAAGATACGTACCGAAAAAACAATTATGAAATAGAATAA
- a CDS encoding bifunctional 3-deoxy-7-phosphoheptulonate synthase/chorismate mutase type II, with the protein MENKKELRTWLDTYNLDHPLVIAGPCSAETEDQVVTIAHQLKDTDATVLRAGIWKPRTRPGNFEGVGALGLKWLQRAKEETGLKIATEVANPHHVELALKHGVDVLWIGARSTVSPFIVQDIAEACRGIDNPVLIKNPINPDLSLWLGAVERFYTCDVKNLGVIHRGFSTYEKTKYRNIPEWQIPIDLQNRFPDLPLILDPSHIAGNRELIFDLSQTALDLNFDGLIVETHYDPDNAWSDAKQQITPERLVQIMKDLKIRKEVGEDEAYQSALTESRAKIDIADNQLLEVLAKRMRISDEIGKIKASQNVAILQSKRWNEILGRMILEGEENGLSEEFILRIYKAIHQESINHQKSVSVAKA; encoded by the coding sequence ATGGAAAATAAGAAAGAACTAAGAACCTGGCTGGATACCTATAACCTCGATCATCCGCTGGTAATAGCAGGACCTTGTAGTGCAGAAACCGAAGATCAGGTAGTCACTATTGCACATCAGTTAAAAGATACGGACGCCACCGTATTAAGAGCAGGAATCTGGAAACCCAGAACCCGCCCGGGAAACTTTGAAGGAGTAGGAGCTTTAGGATTAAAATGGTTACAACGAGCAAAAGAAGAAACAGGTCTAAAAATCGCTACTGAAGTTGCAAATCCGCATCACGTGGAATTAGCATTAAAACACGGAGTGGATGTATTGTGGATTGGAGCCAGGAGTACCGTTTCTCCATTTATCGTTCAGGATATCGCCGAAGCTTGTCGAGGTATTGATAACCCGGTACTTATTAAAAACCCAATCAATCCGGATTTATCCCTATGGTTAGGTGCGGTAGAGCGTTTTTATACTTGTGATGTAAAAAATCTGGGCGTTATACACAGAGGTTTTTCTACCTATGAAAAAACAAAATATAGAAATATACCGGAATGGCAAATACCGATAGACTTGCAAAACCGTTTTCCGGACTTGCCTTTAATCTTAGACCCGTCTCATATTGCCGGAAACCGGGAATTGATATTTGATTTATCTCAAACTGCATTAGACCTTAATTTTGACGGATTGATTGTAGAAACTCATTATGATCCGGATAATGCCTGGAGTGATGCTAAACAGCAAATTACCCCGGAGCGATTGGTGCAAATCATGAAAGATTTGAAAATCCGTAAAGAAGTCGGAGAGGATGAAGCTTATCAAAGTGCTTTAACTGAATCACGAGCAAAAATTGATATTGCTGATAATCAGCTATTAGAAGTTTTAGCAAAACGTATGCGAATTTCGGATGAGATTGGTAAAATCAAAGCCAGTCAAAATGTGGCTATTTTGCAATCCAAGCGATGGAACGAGATTTTAGGCAGGATGATCCTGGAAGGAGAAGAAAATGGATTAAGCGAAGAATTTATTTTAAGGATTTATAAAGCTATCCATCAGGAATCTATCAACCATCAGAAGAGTGTAAGTGTAGCTAAAGCTTAA
- a CDS encoding prephenate dehydrogenase, whose protein sequence is MKVYIIGIGLIGGSFAIDIKSAFKESEIFGIDQNNSHLQQALELGIIDHKAILEDINKAEVVIITIPVNSTLTILPRVLDLVPDDCLVIDAGSTKQKLCAKVNDHKKRRNYLAAHPIAGTEFSGPKAAIANLYRNKTNIICEVEKTAFKLQEKGLEIFSKLGMRIRYMDPASHDKHIAYVSHLSHISSFMLGKTVIEKEKNEKDIFDMAGSGFASTVRLAKSSPAMWTPIFEHNKENVLETLKEYISNLSWFQKLLEEDDFEKVYAEMEAANRIKSILNGIDR, encoded by the coding sequence ATGAAAGTTTATATAATCGGAATAGGTTTGATAGGCGGCTCCTTTGCTATTGATATAAAGTCAGCATTCAAAGAGTCAGAAATCTTTGGTATTGATCAGAACAATTCTCATTTGCAACAAGCTTTAGAACTGGGAATTATTGATCATAAAGCTATTCTTGAAGATATTAATAAAGCCGAAGTGGTCATTATAACCATTCCGGTCAATAGTACCTTAACCATTCTACCTAGAGTATTGGATTTGGTTCCGGATGACTGCCTGGTTATTGACGCAGGTTCGACCAAGCAAAAATTATGTGCTAAAGTAAATGATCATAAAAAGCGTCGAAATTATTTAGCAGCACATCCTATAGCCGGAACAGAATTTTCCGGGCCTAAAGCGGCGATAGCAAATCTGTATAGAAATAAGACTAATATCATATGCGAAGTAGAAAAAACAGCATTTAAGTTACAGGAAAAAGGATTGGAAATCTTTTCTAAATTAGGGATGCGAATTCGATATATGGATCCGGCTTCTCACGATAAGCATATTGCCTACGTTTCTCACCTATCACATATAAGTTCATTTATGTTAGGGAAGACGGTAATTGAAAAGGAAAAGAATGAAAAAGATATCTTTGATATGGCAGGAAGCGGTTTTGCCTCAACCGTTCGGTTGGCAAAAAGTTCGCCGGCGATGTGGACACCTATTTTTGAACATAATAAAGAAAATGTGTTGGAAACTTTAAAAGAATATATTTCAAACCTATCCTGGTTTCAGAAGTTACTGGAAGAAGACGATTTTGAAAAAGTATATGCTGAAATGGAAGCAGCGAATAGAATTAAATCGATTTTAAACGGAATTGATAGATAA
- a CDS encoding pyridoxal phosphate-dependent aminotransferase, translating into MSVQTAKRLETVQEYYFSRKLREVRELAASGKSIINMAIGSPDLEPPVQVIKEIQQAATMPGAHKYQSYQGLPELREAFATFYQERYEVSLNPVNEILPLIGSKEGIMHISMAYLNEGDQVLIPNPGYPTYAAITNLVGASPLFYDLKAENNWYPDFKTLEKQDLSGVKLMWVNYPNMPTGAPASKGLFQQLIDFATKHHILLVHDNPYSFVLNEQPLSILSIPDAKKVALELNSLSKTFNMAGWRVGMLAGSADKIEAVLKVKSNMDSGMFYGLQKGAIVALQSSASWYNKINTIYQERRNYIWNLADQLNCSYDKNATGMFVWAKLPGNNADDVSFIDNILYRNDVFITPGSIFGSNGKGYIRFSLCVSKEKIAEAIERLQHHKVSL; encoded by the coding sequence ATGAGTGTACAAACCGCTAAAAGATTAGAAACCGTCCAGGAATATTATTTCTCTAGAAAATTACGGGAGGTGCGAGAACTGGCTGCTTCCGGTAAATCGATTATCAATATGGCGATCGGTAGCCCGGACTTAGAACCACCCGTGCAGGTAATTAAAGAAATCCAGCAGGCTGCTACCATGCCTGGCGCACATAAATACCAGAGTTACCAGGGATTACCGGAACTTAGAGAAGCATTTGCTACTTTTTACCAGGAGAGATATGAAGTCTCTTTAAATCCTGTAAATGAGATTTTGCCTTTAATAGGTTCCAAAGAGGGAATTATGCATATCTCTATGGCATATCTTAATGAAGGAGACCAGGTGTTAATCCCGAATCCCGGATATCCGACCTATGCAGCTATCACTAATCTTGTAGGGGCTTCACCGCTTTTTTATGATCTAAAAGCAGAAAATAACTGGTACCCGGATTTTAAAACCTTAGAAAAGCAAGATTTATCCGGAGTGAAGTTAATGTGGGTAAATTATCCCAATATGCCCACCGGAGCTCCGGCTTCTAAAGGATTGTTTCAGCAATTAATTGACTTTGCTACTAAGCATCATATATTATTAGTTCATGACAATCCATACAGTTTTGTATTAAACGAACAGCCTTTAAGCATATTAAGTATTCCCGACGCAAAAAAGGTAGCTCTTGAACTAAACTCCTTAAGTAAAACCTTTAATATGGCTGGATGGAGAGTAGGGATGTTAGCCGGAAGTGCTGATAAAATTGAAGCAGTACTTAAGGTAAAAAGTAATATGGATAGCGGTATGTTTTACGGTTTGCAAAAAGGAGCAATTGTTGCGTTACAAAGTTCAGCTTCCTGGTACAATAAGATAAATACTATCTATCAGGAGCGTAGAAACTATATATGGAACCTCGCGGATCAACTCAATTGCAGCTATGATAAAAATGCTACGGGGATGTTTGTTTGGGCTAAATTACCCGGAAATAATGCGGATGATGTTTCTTTCATCGACAACATCTTGTACAGAAATGATGTATTTATTACCCCGGGTTCCATTTTTGGAAGTAATGGAAAAGGATATATTCGGTTTTCTTTATGTGTTTCTAAAGAAAAAATAGCAGAAGCAATAGAACGCTTGCAACATCATAAAGTTAGTTTATGA
- a CDS encoding prephenate dehydratase, with product MDTIVAIQGIKGSYHHQVAQAYFGEEVMVDECLSFQELVKSLESGKSTDAVMAIENSIAGSIIPNYAYIDEHNLEIVGEYFLPIHHCLMALGNQKIADIKEVYSHPMALLQCKDFFNHYDHIKLVEDVDTAEVAKRIQEKQLRNIAAVAGAGAAGIYGLSILAEEIQTIKSNATRFFILKGKNAKKIPKSEVNKASIKFYTDHKRGSLASVLNVMSDCNLNLTKIQSLPIIDEPWRYSFFIDTTFDSYEGFSKAMSILNIMAYDVKILGEYKNQNG from the coding sequence ATAGATACTATCGTAGCTATACAGGGAATTAAAGGATCTTACCATCATCAGGTAGCTCAAGCATACTTCGGAGAAGAGGTAATGGTTGATGAATGCCTGTCTTTTCAGGAATTGGTAAAGAGCCTGGAATCCGGTAAAAGTACAGATGCAGTCATGGCGATTGAGAACTCCATTGCTGGTTCCATCATACCTAATTATGCTTATATTGACGAACATAACCTAGAGATTGTAGGCGAATATTTTCTACCAATCCACCATTGTTTGATGGCTCTCGGCAATCAGAAAATTGCTGATATCAAAGAGGTATATTCCCACCCTATGGCACTATTGCAATGTAAAGACTTTTTTAACCATTACGATCATATCAAACTGGTAGAAGATGTGGATACGGCAGAAGTCGCAAAACGAATACAAGAAAAGCAATTAAGAAATATAGCCGCTGTAGCTGGTGCAGGTGCAGCCGGAATCTATGGCCTTTCCATTTTGGCTGAAGAAATTCAGACTATTAAGTCAAATGCCACCCGTTTTTTTATTTTAAAAGGAAAAAACGCAAAAAAAATTCCTAAGTCAGAAGTAAATAAAGCTTCTATAAAATTTTATACGGATCATAAACGCGGTAGTCTGGCATCTGTACTTAATGTGATGAGTGATTGTAATTTAAATTTAACTAAAATTCAATCCCTGCCCATTATCGATGAACCCTGGCGCTATTCTTTTTTTATAGATACCACCTTTGATTCTTACGAAGGGTTTAGCAAAGCAATGTCTATTCTCAATATTATGGCGTACGACGTAAAAATTTTAGGAGAATATAAAAATCAAAACGGATGA